In Scatophagus argus isolate fScaArg1 chromosome 18, fScaArg1.pri, whole genome shotgun sequence, the DNA window GCAAGTTTATTAGAAATTGATTTATTCACACAAATGGCTCCATCTTTTGAGTCAGACCCAAATCCAATGTACAATATATTTAGGTACGTATATATCAGAGACAGTGGCTTAGGAAAAAGCAGAGTTTATGTGGTCCTTGGCCAGGACTGGCATGCCTGACTTCaactttatttactgtatgtttgaaGATGTATGTGTGGAGATGTTAGTTGGCTGCATGTATATGCAGCTGAATGTGTGATTTATACTctgtatttaatttcttttgttttcattgaatGAATGGTGCTTTGTAAAAaagtgttatataaataaagctgaactAAGCAGAGCTCATTTATTATCGGGGCTATGATCTGTAATTTTATTGCTTTGTATGAAGTTTTACAAGTTTTCCTTGTGACTggttaaaaattaattttcaagAGTAAATATGTTCATCGATGTGCCAGATGTTTGACACTTACCACAAGGCTCATCCACACCTCACACTGCACTTTGATGAAGAAGCACTGCAAATCCAGCCACAAGTAACATGAGCAACTTTGGGCAGATCCTGAAAGAGATCGGGGAGTTTGGCTTGTTTCAGAAACGGTTATTAATTGCATTAAGCATCACTAGCTTATTTGCTGCCTTTGACAGCATTAGTCAGGTGTTTTCAGGCTTGAGTTTCCCGCATCACTGTAACACAGACTGGATTTTGGAACGTGGGGCCAACCTGACtgatgagaaacaaagaaatcttACCATCCCGATGAACAAGGATGGAAAATATGAAAGCTGTAAGATGTTCACACCTGTGAATTTGGATCTGGAAACCATCGAAGCATATGGGATTAACAGTACAACTAGATGTGTAGATGGATACCCACAGGTACTACCAGCATCGTGACAGAGGTAAGTAAGGAAATAATCAGCGCCCAACTTTATTAAATTCTCTGTGGTCTGGAGGTCTTTCAGATTCCCTAAGTATTCCTTGCTTTCAGTTCATTCTTAGACTTATTACCTTCATTCCTGTTTACAGTTTGATCTGGTTTGTGACAAGAGTGGTCTGATTGAGGTGTCGCAGTCCATCTACATGGCAGGTGTTCTAGTTGGGGCTCTGATTTTTGGGGTATGACGAAAgtatgcaaaatgaaaaaaatgtttgaatgtatCTGTTCAAGTTTTTTGAAAGTACCAAAAGGTGTTCTTTGGAGGCGCCGCTTGCCTTGTGATCCTTGCTGTCCCAAAAGGTACTTTCAAAAAAGCTTTTTatcatcataaaacatttggttattggcaaggTACAAGTATTTCtgaaatatattatttatgCAACAGATCTGCCAGTGGTGGTGACAACCCTAGCTGTGGTGGGCAAATTTGCTGCTACTGCCTCTTTCAGCACAGCCTACATTTACACTGCAGAACTATACCCAACCGTTTTAAGGTACTGtcactttctgctgctgctcgtgATGATTACAAACAACAGTCTTTGATCAGTGCACAGTTCTTGACAATTCTATTGTATGTTCTTGCAGGCAGAATGGTGTAGGTGTGAACTTTATGTGTGCTCGTGTGGCGGGCATCCTGGTCTACCATTACACCATCCCTATGCTTATATATGGCATTGTCCCTGTTGCTGCTGCGGGATTGTGTTTGTTACTGCCTTAAACCCTCAATGTTGAGCTTGAAGACCACACTGAGCTGAAGTGAGCATTTCAAATACTGTCTGTATTAAGTGGAAATACTTCTATTTTATAATacctttttctatttttgattttagaaaACCAATAAATGGCCCTACATGGAACAGTGCTGAAGAGATTATTGAAGAACACAAATCATAATATTCTAATCATAATTAGAAGTAAAAGTTTCTCTTTATGTTGGTTTATTATCAAGTATGAAAGGTGACAACcacaattttacaaaaaaatcaaactcagTAGTTATTAAggttaaaacatttttgaagggattaatttcatttcatactAAAAGTACAACTCCTAATCATGCTGATCAGTCTGCGATGCCAGGAGTCAGCTCAGAGGGGAGCTTGGAGCAGAGCAGCTGTTCCTTTTAGTTAAAAGGAGGTCTTAAATAATGTGCTTAGCCCGCTACCATCATCACCAGAGCCCAgataagcagaagaaaatggataAACACCTCTTCCCAAAATGTTCTTAATTTAGAGAATTTACCATTACCAATATGTGGACCACAGTTTCTCCAACACTATTTGAGCATGTTGCGTTGATTCTAGCCAGTGTTTCCACTGTCCAAAACAATCTTGTGATTATCTTCCATTTAAGTTCCTCTCATGTATTTGAATTTGTTAGATGTGCATCAGTGCATATTCCTTCCCCTTCTGTAGTATGTCTGCAGTAATTTCAGTTTCCCACCTCCCCTTCATCTGTAGTTCATGTAGTATATTCAAATTCATGTTTATGAATAATGTTACAGTTCTATATACATAGAACCTTCTTAGTAACATTTCTAGTAGGGGGGACTTTGAATGCTAATATATTTAATGCCATCTTTAAGCCATTTAAATCCGCTCTGGAGTTAGCCATTGTTTTGTCCCCATTTCATTTATAACTCGAGAAGTACTcatatgtgaaaagaaaatcctttAATGAGGGATTGTTATTGTAGGTACTCATCTAAAGTGCCAGATGTTTGACACTTCCACACCTCTCACTGCACGTTGATGAAGAAGTGCTGCAAATTCAGCCCCACATCAATATGAGCGACTTCGGGCAGATCGTAAAAGATGCTGGggagtttggtttgtttcaggAAAAGTCACTGACTGTATTAAAGAGTTGGGTCTAGACCtactctaattggaaagtgtcacgagacaacttttgttgtgatttggtgctacataaataaattgagcTGAATTGCATTGGGTTATGTATCCTCAGCTTGTTTGGACCATGACAGAAGCGATGATTAAAATCTCACTCTTTCAGTGAGCAAGGTTGGAAGGTGTGAAGGCTCTTAAAGACTCTCAAAGACAAGACGCGAACAGTTCAGCAGTGCTACACTGTAGGAGCCTCTTTATTAAAGACATAGCAGTAAAAATTTCAGTGGTGGAATTTTCTGTGGAACTATTACACTTGTATCCAGAACaaaattactttgtttttgattcTTCTGTTATCCCAGTTACAGTCACATTTACAAACCACTCTGTGTTCACAAAAAgtattacacaaacacatttagtgtAATTTGATGTAGAATTTGAGAAATAAAGTGTGGTTTCACCAAATTTACTGAATGAAACGGATATGATTGCATGTGTCACCATCTGTTACGCTTCAGTATCTTACAATGATTAAGCCGTTGTTGCAGTTTTAGTGGGTGGGTTATGTGTTAACATATTATCATTCATTACCAATAAGTATATGAACACACTGATTTTTTCAGACTTGAGTTACAGGTGCTCATAGCGTGGTGACTTAAACACATCCTCAGGAAGATTTTCCGTGTTGTCAGCGTCAACATCAGctgaggacagaaaaacagaacagttttcaaaaaagaaaCCATGGTAATGAATTATTATATATATGGCATGAAAGAATACATAGTAAAGGTAGAAAGTGTTGCCTGCTCGTACTCACATTTTCACTGATTATTTATGCCTCTGACTCATAGGTCGCCATGTCAGTATTATTCCTTAGAAGCCATCGGTTCTTGTGTTGAACATGTCCAAAACCCTCATCATAATTCCCTTTTCTTCTGAACAGTTGTTGGTAGTGAAATATACAGTAGAATTCCCCATGCAACGGTGCATAACTGTACATGCTACAAATGAGCACAATTTGTCAGTTAAAGTTCAAATTAAGGCCTGTAGTTAGAAAATTTACATGCATATTTCACTTTGCATATTGTCAATCATTTGAAATCCTTCAAAAgccacattttatttgtcacagcaggaaacgTGCATACTGAAACAAAGATGGCTGCTATTCCTGCCATTATATTAGTTCAATCCAATACAACAATTACTGTTACTtgtcaaattaaaatgtctactctgaaaaaaaaaaaatctattcaactttagttttatttgacatttgtcATTTGGGATTCAGTGTTTCAGGTGATTTTTGTGTAAAATACTTGAAGATCTCACCTTAATTTTTTCTTGCACTGTTTACAACAGAAGCAAgttttgtgaaaaatgtatttgtctgCAGTAATTTTTTCCATTGGATAAACCGGCTTCAAACAGGCTGAACACGTCTCTTGAAAAGCTGCTTGAAACTGAGAAAttaaaatcagacaaataaaacttagtgttgttaatataaaaaacCCCCCCGATAATAGTAAGCATGAATAAAAAATcacaaagataaatgaaaaccaataatacatatttaatttcaaatgcaaatcaaaaaCAACGAATGCAAGCTAAAAGTAAACTCAAGCATCAGTAAGAAAATCTGAAATTCACAAAAGCCTAAGTAAAAATATAACGTACAAACAAGTCATAATAACCAACATGATTCAGATCTTAGCAAATACAATTATGTGCAAAAGAACCTCCTCGTTCAGAATATGGAAACTAATGGCGAACAAACCACACCTGTCTATGAATGGTTTAAGGTTTCTGATTGATCGGCAGCTGAACTTCGGGATACTTTGTGACCTGATACGTAGCTGGACTGACCAATGCCTGACCTGTGGATGCTGTCAACTCCGGCTGGGCAGTGAAAAAAGTGGAAGTTGTAGAAGAGTAAAACCGGTTTCCAAAGTTATCAGTTCTCTCATAGTTCTCTGTTACTGTTTTGGTGCCCATAATATTGTTTCCCTCATGGTCGGTCTGCACCTCGAATACACTGAGCTCTCGTTTAGGGTTCATTTGGTTGTAAGAGGATTGTTTTTGACTTCCCTTTTTGGGGTCCCTTTTTCTGTTCTGAGCAGGGCTGTTGCATGTCAGGGTTTTTGTTGTCCGGaatttctcctctgtctttggGCCGTGTTGACATGTTGGGCAGACTTTGTTCTCTGGAGGAGGAacctctgttttatttgtctttctaGCAGCTGACTGGATGGAGATGAAGGCAGGTGAAGAGGGAGGACTTGTTCGTTGTTTTGCAGAGGCTGTTTCAATGCTTGCACTTTGACTAACAGACAGAgctttgttttcctgtggtgTACAAATTACCTGTGTCGgcagtgattttgttttgcttgagCCGATGCTAATTTTACTAATATTACCAGAGGACGGGGACCCTTCCACGCTCCCTAGTGACTCTTTAAATAGGCATGATAAACCAGCAATGTCTGAGTCAGATTTCAAAGTGGAGACAGAATAAAGAGCCTTCTTTATGGCTCCCTCTATGTCCATGAGTCTGGCTAAAGTCTGTTCTTTTAGATTAATGATTTCTTCACTAGCTCGCTCAAGATCCCCAAAAACATGTGCCATCGAGGACTTGCTTTTGGTGTTGTCTCTTATTAATGGAAtcctctcttctttgttttctacttctaccttcttttgtttctttttgtcagaGCTGACAACCCAGTCAGGGACATTCTCAAATACTCGTCTCAGAGACCCTACGTCAACCTCGCTTGTGTCCTGTTCAATTTCTTCTACTCTACTGAGAATGCTCTGCAATTCCTCCTGCTTTCGCAAGTTGTCAAAAATTTCCATGGCTGCTGTTATATTCCCTCTTATGATCTCATCCATGTGAACTGACAGACGCTGTCGGCGTTCGTCCTCTGTCTCAGTTCGCCCTTTCTTTGCCCTCATCtcaactttgtctttgttgtcagCAGTTTGTCCACAGATGTTTGGGTCATTGCATGATTGACCAGAGAGTGATTGTTGTGGTTCTTCAATCACATGTGTGAGAATTGAGGAATTACTATCTACAGACGCgtggtctgtttttttgttgtctgactGGGcaatttttactctttttgGCTTTACGGGTGCATTCTTCATTGAGAGTGTCTTTTTACCCACAAATTTCTTGCATTCTTCATGAAAATCTACATGGCTTtcatctgtttcatttgttttctctttgactgAGAAATCCTGAGGGTTTTTCTCATGTGCTATCACATTTTTCTCCTGATGTTGATTGATAATATTTTCATCTGTGTTATTACATACCAAGGTGATGACTGAACCTTGGGCTTGAGGCCTTACTTCAGTTTCCTGAGACACAGGTACAGCATCATCAGAAAGCTCACTTCTCTGAAGGTCCACTAAATCAGACCTTGAATTTACACTATTGTTAATCTTGAATAGGTCTTGCTTATGTACTTGAACAACTGGAAATGATTGAGGGACTGCTTCTTTGGGTCTTATATAATTAGTTTGGGTAATCTCAGGATTTTTTGCATTGGTTGATtgaatgtctttttgtttcactttcaaatGCTCAGGTTTAGGTGGGATTGCTGGTTTTGGACCAACGGACTTTCTGCCTTTCTCCAAGACAGCACTTGTAGATCTTGTAGATACTTTATTTAGGGTTTCACTTTGGTTTGGAAGATCTGAATTTGCTGCAGTCAATTTGGTGACCTCTTGGTTCAACAGTTCTTGAGCTGATTTAGGTTCAGTCACAGGACAAAACACGTCATTGGTGGACTTTTCAAGACACTCAACATCCACATTTTCTGACCTTTCTTTGTGAGGTTTGGAGGAGTTTCTGTATATCATAGCTGCTCTGAAATCTCCCCTAGTGACATTAACATTGGATCTCTCCAGTGAATTCAAAGCTTCTTGAAATTTGCCCTGAAGAGCAACTTCCTCATCCTCTTGCTGTGCAGTTGTTGTTTCTGAACTATGTACAGACACCATAACAGATTTCTGGACCACTTCTGTGCACTTTTGATCCATTTTGCTGCATGTCTCCGTAGTTTGTACTTTTTCAGACTTAGTGTCTTTACGGCATATCTCTGTATTCTCGTGTTGATGGTCCAGTTCATGTTCTGAGGTGATGCTGGAGGCTGAGGAGAATTCATCCCACACTGGCTCTGTGCATGGGTCGTCTTTTTGGTCTTCATTTTCTTGAGGTaattctgcttttgttcttgAGTGTTTAACATTTCCTGTTGTAACTGAGACTACGGTTTCCTTTGCAGATTGTTGAGCAagaaatttctgtttttcttgtgatGACTGATGCAAAGTTTTGGCCTCGATAGTGGCCTGTTGTAGGCTATGTATTGCAATTTGCAGGTCAGAGATCTCATCATCATCTATCACCTCGACTAATTCAGCCTGGTGGACCTTGTCATCATCCTGCGAGTCAAGATGTTGGTATGATCCCTGTGGTACAACTGCAGAGTTGCAAgcttctttttgtgtttggGCATCACAGTACGTGAAGCTATTATTTGGTTGTCCATAGCAGAATACACCAACCTTGAATTCTGTTGAGGACTGGCTCTTTCCAAGAGGCACATTTTGACCTGAGGATGCACAGGAAATTGTGGCAGTTTGGAAAAGATTTTCACATACATTTTGCCTTGGTTGCGATGGTCTGTGATCTCCAGAGAACATGTTTCTCAGTCTTTGTACATCCACTGGGACCCATTCTGAAGTACTCTCCTCTGTCTGATCACCTGTCTGTTCACGATGAAGGTCCTTGTCTTGTCCAGCCACATTTTGGTCAGTGGAGAGTTCTTGTTCTTGCACTGTTGGCTGTGCCTGAAGGCTTTTCAGATACTCCATATCTCCCCTTTCAATGCAACTCTTGAACAGTTTTACATTGCCTTTTGTTGTGATTTCAGGCCTTATTGATTCTTGGCAGGTTTGGTCTTTAGAAGTTTCAAGAAGGTAGTTTCTAGTTGATTCAGTACCACCTTTTTGTAGTTCTTCATCGTGTGTTTTACTCACATCACCTTTTTTTGGCTCTGGATCATCATACTGTGAAATTTGTGGACAGTATCTTTTCACATCTTCCAGATCAGCATAATTGTAGAGGGAGTAAACAATGACTTCGGCACATCTGTCCACATCCTCCTGGATTATAACTCCT includes these proteins:
- the LOC124049745 gene encoding LIM domain-containing protein isoform X1, giving the protein MNEGIIGSPSCISGNIVISKLCAAATVLVMEWKSNLRRTQSLSGPLSCDQPTWTKAGLQDRQTASVSQLVARYQTTVEVTANIQKTVNNNEAKRKHVLKEITPSLVETEQTCLEALLRRNDEKERSRARINLARSRSVGSLQNSVGTIEALKALFESKAVAQNKTKGSVRAPSLRSSCKEEDITQTMNEAKSPAEKPTTQVPAVAPVNDVNEDNVTEKVVNQTWLERRKTIGGIDFENTAASQADEKRRSIADFRDSSFIQTKEKLCVSVKAISALYLSKVAPQESTNSILKLTQDHSFEPRERVKLSKMAEEEKVQKKCNLPPPPSTRNEPGTDDISGAHFQQSMPSQLSKEKLHHQRQKCELRRLLKHTHPELKMLDDVVDDELAEVLSTETGVTTGETGYEGEVLSRCLLFENCALSDKVSPYTPQRHMAERTVERGNVGKSSAVFEGHDEKPCGESVKGIVEDAKTLGSSPDPNTEGEEEIRIDVQATRRMFESQSVFGCTKLNPDNKFQGKISVCGDEAGAVQKRKQECSKVNLHSKNKSSACTKSLDLTDQEQGPSVHSTNHKLSGREEIFTAETVFEDELTTLPDPKRFGEVIKTSVTLFKNNPFIQTKIEKEQSFVHTSKSYKPVGDGMPAQDCLITNVKNRAHLFESMPFDKIRQQNQDELETMVENIKKTLNCLHHINAIHSGGSIIEVNETMIAKKAKFTLSEGGPLINYSEVAEGGAQNFILQLLPRANLKPQITYLKENSKGSMETIMVNVPVHQHQFTTNQDTEFKTANVVQVVEDILNQDNSLRKGVIIQEDVDRCAEVIVYSLYNYADLEDVKRYCPQISQYDDPEPKKGDVSKTHDEELQKGGTESTRNYLLETSKDQTCQESIRPEITTKGNVKLFKSCIERGDMEYLKSLQAQPTVQEQELSTDQNVAGQDKDLHREQTGDQTEESTSEWVPVDVQRLRNMFSGDHRPSQPRQNVCENLFQTATISCASSGQNVPLGKSQSSTEFKVGVFCYGQPNNSFTYCDAQTQKEACNSAVVPQGSYQHLDSQDDDKVHQAELVEVIDDDEISDLQIAIHSLQQATIEAKTLHQSSQEKQKFLAQQSAKETVVSVTTGNVKHSRTKAELPQENEDQKDDPCTEPVWDEFSSASSITSEHELDHQHENTEICRKDTKSEKVQTTETCSKMDQKCTEVVQKSVMVSVHSSETTTAQQEDEEVALQGKFQEALNSLERSNVNVTRGDFRAAMIYRNSSKPHKERSENVDVECLEKSTNDVFCPVTEPKSAQELLNQEVTKLTAANSDLPNQSETLNKVSTRSTSAVLEKGRKSVGPKPAIPPKPEHLKVKQKDIQSTNAKNPEITQTNYIRPKEAVPQSFPVVQVHKQDLFKINNSVNSRSDLVDLQRSELSDDAVPVSQETEVRPQAQGSVITLVCNNTDENIINQHQEKNVIAHEKNPQDFSVKEKTNETDESHVDFHEECKKFVGKKTLSMKNAPVKPKRVKIAQSDNKKTDHASVDSNSSILTHVIEEPQQSLSGQSCNDPNICGQTADNKDKVEMRAKKGRTETEDERRQRLSVHMDEIIRGNITAAMEIFDNLRKQEELQSILSRVEEIEQDTSEVDVGSLRRVFENVPDWVVSSDKKKQKKVEVENKEERIPLIRDNTKSKSSMAHVFGDLERASEEIINLKEQTLARLMDIEGAIKKALYSVSTLKSDSDIAGLSCLFKESLGSVEGSPSSGNISKISIGSSKTKSLPTQVICTPQENKALSVSQSASIETASAKQRTSPPSSPAFISIQSAARKTNKTEVPPPENKVCPTCQHGPKTEEKFRTTKTLTCNSPAQNRKRDPKKGSQKQSSYNQMNPKRELSVFEVQTDHEGNNIMGTKTVTENYERTDNFGNRFYSSTTSTFFTAQPELTASTGQALVSPATYQVTKYPEVQLPINQKP